A single window of Lysobacter oculi DNA harbors:
- the rpsL gene encoding 30S ribosomal protein S12 — protein sequence MATINQLVRKPRNPETYKSTSPALQNCPQRRGVCTRVYTTTPKKPNSAMRKVAKVRLTNGYEVISYIGGEGHNLQEHSVVLIRGGRVKDLPGVRYHTVRGSLDAAGVAKRRQRRSKYGAKRPKA from the coding sequence ATGGCAACCATCAATCAGCTGGTCCGCAAGCCGCGGAACCCGGAAACCTACAAGAGCACGTCGCCCGCTCTGCAGAACTGCCCGCAGCGTCGCGGCGTGTGCACCCGCGTGTACACCACCACCCCGAAGAAGCCGAACTCGGCGATGCGCAAGGTGGCCAAGGTGCGCCTGACCAACGGTTACGAAGTCATTTCGTACATCGGCGGCGAAGGCCACAACCTGCAGGAGCACAGCGTGGTGCTGATCCGCGGCGGTCGCGTCAAGGACCTGCCGGGCGTGCGCTACCACACCGTGCGCGGCTCGCTCGACGCCGCCGGTGTCGCCAAGCGCCGCCAGCGCCGCTCCAAGTACGGCGCCAAGCGCCCGAAGGCCTGA
- the rpsG gene encoding 30S ribosomal protein S7, whose product MSRKGNTPQRSVLPDPKHGSETIARFINMVMLSGKKSVAEKIVYGAMDVIGEKNGNALELVEKALGNVSPSVEVKSRRVGGATYQVPVEVRASRRMALAMRWLIESARKRGENSMPRKLAAELIDASENRGGAIKKREETHRMADANKAFAHFRW is encoded by the coding sequence ATGTCCCGTAAAGGCAATACCCCGCAGCGTTCGGTGCTGCCCGATCCCAAGCACGGAAGCGAGACGATCGCCCGTTTCATCAACATGGTCATGCTGAGCGGCAAGAAGTCGGTCGCCGAGAAGATCGTGTACGGCGCGATGGACGTCATCGGCGAGAAGAACGGCAACGCGCTCGAGCTGGTCGAGAAGGCGCTGGGCAACGTGTCCCCGTCGGTCGAGGTGAAGTCCCGCCGCGTCGGTGGCGCCACCTACCAGGTGCCGGTCGAAGTGCGTGCTTCCCGCCGCATGGCGCTGGCGATGCGCTGGCTGATCGAATCCGCCCGCAAGCGCGGCGAGAACTCGATGCCGCGCAAGCTGGCCGCCGAGCTGATCGACGCCTCGGAAAACCGTGGCGGCGCGATCAAGAAGCGCGAGGAAACCCACCGCATGGCCGACGCCAACAAGGCCTTCGCGCACTTCCGTTGGTAA
- the fusA gene encoding elongation factor G, which yields MARTTPIERYRNFGIMAHIDAGKTTTSERILFYTGKSHKIGEVHDGAATMDWMEQEQERGITIQSAATTAFWKGMDKSLPEHRFNIIDTPGHVDFTIEVERSLRVLDGAVFVLCAVGGVQPQSETVWRQANKYQVPRIAFVNKMDRTGANFFKVRDQLKSRLGAVPVPMQVPVGAEDGFEGVVDLLKMKAIHWDVASQGMKFEYRDIPADLVEIANESRAFMVETAAEASEELMDKYLGGEELTEAEIVEALRVRTLNTEIVPMFCGSAFKNKGVQAMLDGVIQLLPSPVDVPDVKGVDVDDETVEMTRKSDDKAPFSALAFKIMTDPFVGSLTFFRVYSGTLNAGDQVLNSVKGKKERIGRLLQMHSNNREEIKEVLAGDIAAAVGLKDVTTGDTLCSQDAPIVLERMTFPEPVISMAVEPKTKSDQEKMGIALGRLAQEDPSFRVRTDEESGQTIIAGMGELHLDIIVDRMKREFNVEANVGKPQVAYRETIRKSDVKSDYKHAKQSGGKGQYGHVVIEMSPMTAEDRANPDVENDFLFINDITGGVIPKEFIPAVEKGIRETITSGPLAGFPVVNTKVKLVFGSYHDVDSSEMAFKLAASMAFKEGFRKADPVLLEPMMKVEIVTPEDYVGDVMGDVSRRRGLLQGQDDSPSGKIINAMVPLGEMFGYATSLRSMSQGRATFSMEFDHYAEAPTNVADAVMKKA from the coding sequence GTGGCCCGCACCACCCCCATCGAGCGTTACCGCAACTTCGGCATCATGGCCCACATCGATGCCGGCAAGACCACCACGTCCGAGCGCATCCTGTTCTACACCGGCAAGAGCCACAAGATCGGTGAAGTGCACGATGGTGCCGCCACCATGGACTGGATGGAGCAGGAGCAGGAACGCGGCATCACCATCCAGTCGGCGGCCACGACCGCGTTCTGGAAGGGCATGGACAAGTCCCTGCCGGAGCACCGCTTCAACATCATCGATACCCCCGGCCACGTCGACTTCACCATCGAAGTGGAGCGTTCGCTGCGCGTGCTCGACGGCGCGGTGTTCGTGCTCTGCGCCGTGGGTGGCGTGCAGCCGCAGTCCGAGACCGTGTGGCGCCAGGCCAACAAGTACCAGGTGCCGCGCATCGCGTTCGTCAACAAGATGGACCGCACCGGCGCCAACTTCTTCAAGGTCCGTGACCAGCTGAAGTCGCGCCTGGGTGCGGTGCCGGTGCCGATGCAGGTGCCGGTCGGTGCCGAAGACGGCTTCGAAGGCGTCGTCGATCTGCTCAAGATGAAGGCGATCCATTGGGATGTCGCCTCGCAGGGCATGAAGTTCGAATACCGCGACATCCCGGCCGACCTGGTCGAGATCGCCAACGAATCGCGCGCCTTCATGGTGGAAACCGCCGCCGAAGCCAGCGAAGAGCTGATGGACAAGTACCTGGGCGGCGAAGAGCTGACCGAGGCCGAGATCGTCGAAGCGCTGCGCGTGCGCACCCTGAACACCGAGATCGTGCCGATGTTCTGCGGCTCGGCGTTCAAGAACAAGGGCGTGCAGGCCATGCTTGACGGCGTGATCCAGCTGCTGCCGTCGCCGGTCGACGTGCCGGACGTGAAGGGCGTGGATGTCGATGACGAGACCGTCGAGATGACCCGCAAGTCGGACGACAAGGCCCCGTTCTCGGCGCTGGCGTTCAAGATCATGACCGACCCGTTCGTGGGTTCGCTGACCTTCTTCCGCGTCTATTCGGGCACGCTCAATGCCGGCGACCAGGTGCTGAACTCGGTCAAGGGCAAGAAGGAGCGCATCGGCCGCCTGCTGCAGATGCACTCCAACAACCGCGAAGAGATCAAGGAAGTGCTGGCCGGCGACATCGCCGCGGCCGTGGGCCTGAAGGACGTCACCACCGGTGACACCCTGTGCTCGCAGGACGCGCCGATCGTGCTCGAGCGCATGACCTTCCCGGAGCCGGTGATCTCGATGGCCGTCGAGCCGAAGACCAAGTCGGACCAGGAAAAGATGGGTATCGCGCTGGGCCGCTTGGCGCAGGAAGATCCGTCGTTCCGCGTGCGTACCGACGAGGAATCCGGCCAGACCATCATCGCCGGCATGGGCGAGCTGCACCTCGACATCATCGTCGACCGCATGAAGCGTGAGTTCAACGTGGAAGCCAACGTCGGCAAGCCGCAGGTGGCTTACCGCGAGACCATCCGCAAGTCGGACGTCAAGAGCGACTACAAGCACGCCAAGCAGTCGGGCGGCAAGGGCCAGTACGGCCATGTCGTCATCGAGATGTCGCCGATGACCGCCGAAGACCGCGCCAACCCGGACGTCGAGAACGATTTCCTGTTCATCAACGACATCACCGGCGGCGTGATCCCGAAGGAATTCATCCCGGCGGTCGAGAAGGGCATCCGCGAGACCATCACCAGCGGCCCGCTGGCCGGCTTCCCGGTGGTGAACACCAAGGTCAAGCTGGTGTTCGGTTCGTACCACGACGTCGACTCGTCGGAAATGGCGTTCAAGCTCGCCGCGTCGATGGCCTTCAAGGAAGGTTTCCGCAAGGCCGATCCGGTCCTGCTGGAGCCGATGATGAAGGTCGAGATCGTGACGCCGGAAGACTACGTCGGTGACGTGATGGGCGACGTCAGCCGTCGTCGCGGCCTGCTGCAGGGCCAGGACGACAGCCCGTCCGGCAAGATCATCAACGCGATGGTGCCGCTGGGCGAGATGTTCGGCTACGCGACCTCGCTGCGTTCGATGTCGCAGGGTCGCGCCACGTTCTCGATGGAGTTCGACCACTACGCCGAAGCGCCGACCAACGTCGCCGACGCGGTGATGAAGAAGGCCTGA
- the tuf gene encoding elongation factor Tu, whose amino-acid sequence MAKGKFERTKPHVNVGTIGHVDHGKTTLTAALTKVGAERFGGEFKDYSSIDAAPEEKARGITISTAHVEYESPTRHYAHVDCPGHADYVKNMITGAAQMDGAILVCSAADGPMPQTREHILLSRQVGVPHIVVFLNKADMVDDAELLELVEMEVRELLSKYDFPGDDTPIIHGSARLALEGDQSEIGVPAILKLVEALDTFIPEPERDIDKPFLMPVEDVFSISGRGTVVTGRIERGVIKVGEEIEIVGIRPTQKTTVTGVEMFRKLLDQGQAGDNAGLLLRGTKRDDVERGQVLCKPGSINPHTDFEAEVYVLSKDEGGRHTPFFKGYRPQFYFRTTDITGAVTLPEGVEMVMPGDNIKMTVSLINPVAMDEGLRFAIREGGRTVGAGVVAKIIK is encoded by the coding sequence ATGGCAAAGGGCAAGTTCGAGCGCACCAAGCCCCACGTGAACGTGGGCACGATTGGTCACGTTGACCACGGCAAGACCACGCTGACCGCAGCGCTGACGAAGGTGGGCGCCGAGCGTTTCGGTGGTGAATTCAAGGATTACTCGTCGATCGACGCGGCGCCGGAAGAGAAGGCGCGCGGCATCACGATCTCGACGGCGCACGTCGAGTATGAAAGCCCGACGCGCCACTACGCGCACGTCGATTGCCCGGGTCACGCCGACTACGTGAAGAACATGATCACGGGTGCCGCGCAGATGGACGGCGCGATCCTGGTGTGCTCGGCCGCCGACGGTCCGATGCCGCAGACCCGCGAACACATCCTGCTGTCGCGCCAGGTCGGCGTGCCGCACATCGTGGTGTTCCTGAACAAGGCCGACATGGTCGACGACGCCGAGCTGCTCGAGCTGGTCGAGATGGAAGTCCGTGAACTGCTGTCGAAGTACGACTTCCCGGGCGACGACACCCCGATCATCCACGGCTCGGCCCGTCTGGCGCTGGAAGGCGACCAGAGCGAAATCGGCGTGCCGGCGATCCTGAAGCTGGTCGAAGCCCTCGACACCTTCATCCCGGAGCCGGAGCGTGACATCGACAAGCCGTTCCTGATGCCGGTGGAAGACGTGTTCTCGATCTCGGGCCGCGGCACCGTGGTGACCGGCCGTATCGAGCGCGGCGTGATCAAGGTGGGCGAGGAAATCGAAATCGTCGGTATCCGCCCGACCCAGAAGACGACCGTCACCGGCGTTGAAATGTTCCGCAAGCTGCTGGACCAGGGTCAGGCAGGCGACAACGCCGGTCTGCTGCTGCGCGGCACCAAGCGTGACGACGTCGAGCGCGGCCAGGTGCTGTGCAAGCCGGGTTCGATCAACCCGCACACCGACTTCGAAGCCGAGGTGTATGTGCTGTCGAAGGACGAAGGCGGCCGTCACACGCCGTTCTTCAAGGGCTACCGTCCGCAGTTCTACTTCCGCACGACCGACATCACGGGTGCGGTGACCCTGCCGGAAGGCGTGGAGATGGTCATGCCGGGCGACAACATCAAGATGACGGTCAGCCTGATCAACCCGGTGGCGATGGACGAAGGCCTGCGCTTCGCGATCCGCGAAGGCGGCCGTACGGTCGGCGCCGGCGTGGTGGCGAAGATCATCAAGTAA
- the rpsJ gene encoding 30S ribosomal protein S10, whose product MADQKIRIRLKAFDHRLIDRSASEIVETAKRTGAQVRGPIPLPTKTERYTVLTSPHVDKDARDQYETRTHKRVLDIVDPNDKTVDALMKLELAAGVDVQIKLT is encoded by the coding sequence ATGGCGGACCAGAAGATTCGCATCCGGCTGAAGGCCTTCGATCATCGCCTGATCGATCGCTCGGCCAGCGAGATCGTCGAGACGGCCAAGCGGACCGGCGCGCAAGTGCGCGGCCCGATCCCGCTGCCGACCAAGACCGAGCGTTACACCGTGCTCACCTCGCCGCACGTCGACAAGGACGCGCGCGACCAGTACGAAACCCGCACGCACAAGCGCGTGCTTGACATCGTCGACCCGAACGACAAGACCGTGGACGCGCTGATGAAGCTCGAACTCGCGGCTGGCGTCGACGTCCAGATCAAGTTGACCTGA
- the rplC gene encoding 50S ribosomal protein L3 produces the protein MSTKIHQLGLVGRKAGMSRVFTEDGKSVPVTLIEATPNRITQIKTVEADGYSAVQVTAGVKRAALINKTGAGHYAKAKVEAGRGLWEFRVADEKLSDFAVGGEIKADIFAEGQMVDVLGVTKGKGFQGTIKRWNFKMGDATHGNSLSHRSPGSIGQRQTPGRVFPGKKMSGHMGAVNQTTQNLQVVKVDAERGLIAVRGAVPGAPGGDVIVRPASKGA, from the coding sequence ATGTCGACGAAAATTCATCAACTGGGCCTGGTTGGCCGCAAGGCGGGCATGAGCCGCGTCTTCACCGAGGACGGCAAGTCCGTGCCGGTGACGCTGATCGAAGCCACCCCGAACCGCATCACCCAGATCAAGACCGTTGAAGCCGATGGGTACAGCGCTGTGCAGGTCACCGCGGGCGTCAAGCGCGCCGCGTTGATCAACAAGACCGGCGCCGGCCATTACGCCAAGGCCAAGGTCGAAGCCGGTCGCGGCCTGTGGGAATTCCGCGTGGCCGACGAGAAGCTGTCCGACTTCGCGGTCGGCGGCGAAATCAAGGCCGACATCTTCGCCGAAGGCCAGATGGTCGACGTCCTCGGCGTCACCAAGGGCAAGGGCTTCCAGGGCACCATCAAGCGCTGGAACTTCAAGATGGGCGATGCGACGCACGGCAACTCGCTGTCGCACCGTTCGCCGGGCTCCATCGGCCAGCGCCAGACGCCGGGCCGCGTGTTCCCGGGCAAGAAGATGTCCGGCCACATGGGTGCCGTAAACCAGACCACCCAGAACCTGCAGGTCGTCAAGGTCGACGCCGAGCGCGGCCTGATCGCCGTGCGCGGCGCGGTGCCGGGCGCCCCGGGTGGCGACGTCATCGTGCGTCCGGCCAGCAAGGGAGCATGA
- the rplD gene encoding 50S ribosomal protein L4 translates to MSMELTIKNGGKVSVSDAVFGREFSEDLVHQVVVAYRNAGRAGTKAQKTRSEVNGTTKKSKKQKGGGARHGALTAPIFVGGGVTFAAKPRSFAQKVNRKMFRAAMAAILSELNRQGRITIVDSFDVDAAKTSGLVTKLKGLDLGKRPLIVTEEASENLFLSARNLPYVEVRDVQGLDPVSLVGSDSVVITADAVKKIEEWLA, encoded by the coding sequence ATGAGCATGGAACTGACCATCAAGAACGGCGGCAAGGTCTCGGTTTCCGATGCCGTGTTTGGCCGTGAATTCTCCGAAGACCTCGTGCACCAGGTCGTCGTCGCCTACCGCAACGCGGGTCGTGCCGGCACCAAGGCGCAGAAGACGCGTTCGGAAGTCAACGGCACCACCAAGAAGTCGAAGAAGCAGAAGGGCGGCGGCGCGCGTCATGGCGCGTTGACGGCTCCGATCTTCGTCGGCGGCGGCGTGACCTTCGCGGCCAAGCCGCGCAGCTTCGCGCAGAAGGTGAACCGCAAGATGTTTCGCGCCGCGATGGCCGCGATCCTCTCCGAGCTGAACCGCCAGGGCCGCATCACCATCGTCGATTCGTTCGACGTCGATGCCGCCAAGACCTCCGGTCTGGTGACGAAGCTGAAGGGTCTGGATCTGGGCAAGCGTCCGCTGATCGTGACCGAGGAAGCCTCCGAGAACCTGTTCCTGTCCGCCCGCAACCTCCCCTATGTGGAAGTGCGCGACGTGCAGGGCCTGGATCCGGTCTCCCTGGTCGGTTCCGACTCGGTGGTGATCACCGCCGATGCGGTCAAGAAGATCGAGGAGTGGCTGGCATGA
- the rplW gene encoding 50S ribosomal protein L23 yields MTTNVYEVIRAPRVSEKTARLQEVSNQYVFEVATTATKADVKAAIEQIFDVKVAAVNVVNVKGKAKAFKNRMGRRSDWRKAYVTLADGQTIDVTAKA; encoded by the coding sequence ATGACCACCAACGTTTATGAAGTGATCCGTGCGCCGCGCGTGTCTGAAAAGACCGCGCGCCTGCAGGAAGTGTCCAACCAGTACGTGTTCGAAGTCGCCACGACCGCTACCAAGGCGGACGTCAAGGCGGCGATCGAACAGATTTTCGATGTCAAGGTCGCCGCGGTGAATGTGGTGAACGTCAAGGGCAAGGCCAAGGCGTTCAAGAACCGCATGGGTCGTCGCAGTGACTGGCGCAAGGCCTACGTGACGCTGGCCGATGGCCAGACCATCGACGTGACGGCGAAGGCCTAA
- the rplB gene encoding 50S ribosomal protein L2: MPLMTFKPTSAGRRSAVRVVTPDLHKGAPYAPLLEKQGKTGGRNHHGRITTRHIGGGHKQHYRIIDFKRDKETIPAKVERIEYDPNRTAHIALLLYVDGERRYIIAPKGLKAGDQVMAGETAPIRAGNTLPLRNIPVGTTVHCVEMKPGKGAQMARAAGAGVQLIAREQGYATLRLRSGEMRRIPVDCRATIGEVGNVEHNLEKLGKAGAKRWRGVKPTVRGAAMNPVDHPHGGGEAKAGQGNPHPVTPWGVPTKGYKTRKNKRTQHFIVRDRRS; the protein is encoded by the coding sequence ATGCCTTTGATGACTTTCAAGCCGACTTCCGCAGGCCGCCGCAGCGCGGTCCGCGTGGTCACGCCCGACCTCCACAAGGGTGCGCCGTACGCGCCGTTGCTGGAGAAGCAGGGCAAGACCGGTGGTCGCAACCACCACGGTCGCATCACCACCCGCCACATCGGCGGTGGCCACAAGCAGCACTACCGCATCATCGACTTCAAGCGCGACAAGGAGACCATCCCCGCGAAGGTCGAGCGCATCGAGTACGACCCGAACCGCACCGCGCACATCGCGCTGCTGCTGTACGTGGACGGTGAGCGCCGCTACATCATCGCGCCGAAGGGCCTGAAGGCCGGCGACCAGGTGATGGCGGGTGAAACCGCGCCGATCCGCGCCGGCAACACCCTGCCGCTGCGCAACATCCCGGTCGGCACCACGGTGCATTGCGTCGAGATGAAGCCGGGCAAGGGCGCGCAGATGGCGCGTGCCGCCGGTGCCGGCGTCCAGCTGATCGCACGCGAGCAGGGCTATGCCACGCTGCGCCTGCGTTCGGGCGAGATGCGCCGCATCCCGGTTGATTGCCGCGCCACCATCGGTGAAGTCGGCAACGTCGAGCACAACCTCGAGAAGCTGGGCAAGGCCGGTGCCAAGCGCTGGCGCGGCGTCAAGCCGACCGTCCGCGGTGCCGCCATGAACCCGGTGGACCATCCGCACGGTGGTGGTGAGGCCAAGGCCGGCCAGGGCAATCCGCATCCGGTCACCCCGTGGGGCGTCCCGACCAAGGGTTACAAGACCCGCAAGAACAAGCGCACCCAGCACTTCATCGTGCGCGATCGCAGGAGCTAA
- the rpsS gene encoding 30S ribosomal protein S19: MARSLKKGPFVDHHLVKKVEAAGSNTKKPIKTWSRRSMILPEMVGFTIAVHNGKNHVPVLVNENMVGHKLGEFSLTRTFKGHGGDKKSK, translated from the coding sequence ATGGCACGTTCACTCAAGAAAGGCCCGTTCGTCGACCACCATCTCGTCAAGAAGGTGGAAGCCGCGGGTAGCAACACCAAGAAGCCGATCAAGACCTGGTCGCGTCGCTCGATGATCCTGCCGGAAATGGTGGGCTTCACCATCGCGGTCCACAACGGCAAGAACCACGTGCCGGTGCTGGTCAACGAGAACATGGTGGGCCACAAGCTCGGCGAATTCTCGCTGACCCGGACCTTCAAGGGTCACGGCGGCGACAAGAAGTCGAAGTAA
- the rplV gene encoding 50S ribosomal protein L22, producing MEAKAILRTARISPQKARLVADQVRGLPAARALDLLKFSDKKAAHMIHKLLWSAVSNAENNVGADADALKVKTIMVDEGPSLKRFMARAKGRGTRIVKRTSHITIVVGEGK from the coding sequence ATGGAAGCCAAAGCCATCCTGCGCACCGCGCGCATCTCCCCGCAGAAAGCCCGCCTGGTCGCCGACCAGGTGCGTGGCCTGCCGGCCGCCCGTGCCCTCGACCTGCTGAAGTTCAGCGACAAGAAGGCCGCCCACATGATCCACAAGCTGCTGTGGTCGGCAGTGTCGAACGCCGAGAACAACGTCGGCGCCGATGCCGATGCGCTCAAGGTCAAGACCATCATGGTCGACGAAGGTCCGTCGCTGAAGCGCTTCATGGCGCGTGCGAAGGGTCGCGGTACCCGCATCGTCAAGCGCACCAGCCACATCACCATCGTCGTCGGCGAGGGCAAGTAA
- the rpsC gene encoding 30S ribosomal protein S3: MGHKVHPVGIRLGIAKDWNSKWYAGKKEYAEFLAGDLKVRDMLRKKLAAAGISKITIERPAKSARVTIHTARPGVVIGKRGEDIEKLRKEVSDVMGVPAHINVSEVRKPELDAQLVAESIAQQLERRIMFRRAMKRAVGNAMRLGALGIKVNVAGRLNGAEIARSEWYREGRVPLHTLRADIDYGFAEAKTTYGIIGIKVWIYKGEVFDFSQVGQEKNEEPRNERGGERPARGPRPPRGEREARG; the protein is encoded by the coding sequence ATGGGTCACAAAGTTCATCCCGTCGGCATCCGCCTTGGCATCGCCAAGGACTGGAACAGCAAGTGGTATGCGGGCAAGAAGGAATACGCCGAATTCCTCGCGGGCGACCTCAAGGTCCGCGACATGCTCCGCAAGAAGCTGGCAGCAGCCGGCATCAGCAAGATCACCATCGAGCGCCCGGCCAAGTCGGCGCGCGTGACGATCCACACCGCCCGTCCGGGCGTGGTGATCGGCAAGCGTGGTGAGGACATCGAGAAGCTGCGCAAGGAAGTCTCGGACGTGATGGGCGTTCCCGCCCACATCAACGTGTCCGAAGTGCGCAAGCCGGAACTCGACGCCCAGCTGGTCGCCGAGTCGATCGCCCAGCAGCTCGAGCGCCGCATCATGTTCCGTCGCGCCATGAAGCGCGCCGTCGGCAACGCGATGCGCCTCGGCGCGCTCGGCATCAAGGTCAACGTGGCCGGCCGCTTGAACGGTGCGGAAATCGCCCGTTCGGAGTGGTACCGCGAAGGCCGCGTGCCGCTGCACACGCTGCGTGCCGACATCGACTATGGCTTCGCCGAAGCCAAGACGACCTACGGCATCATCGGCATCAAGGTCTGGATCTACAAGGGTGAAGTGTTTGACTTCTCCCAGGTGGGCCAGGAAAAGAACGAAGAACCGCGCAACGAGCGCGGCGGCGAGCGTCCTGCCCGCGGCCCGCGTCCGCCGCGTGGCGAGCGTGAAGCGAGGGGTTAA
- the rplP gene encoding 50S ribosomal protein L16, with the protein MLQPKRTKYRKQHKGRNEGLSWSANAVSFGEFGLRATQTGRLTARQIEAAHRAVSRYVKRGGKMWIRVFPDKPITQKPIEVRMGSGKGAVEYWVAQIQPGRMIYEIEGVDEATAREAFRLAAAKLSVTTQFVTRTVR; encoded by the coding sequence ATGTTGCAACCCAAACGTACCAAGTACCGCAAGCAGCACAAGGGCCGTAACGAGGGCCTGTCGTGGAGCGCCAACGCGGTGTCGTTCGGCGAGTTCGGCCTGCGCGCGACGCAGACCGGCCGCCTGACCGCACGCCAGATCGAGGCGGCCCATCGTGCCGTCAGCCGTTACGTCAAGCGTGGCGGCAAGATGTGGATCCGCGTGTTCCCCGACAAGCCGATCACCCAGAAGCCGATCGAAGTCCGCATGGGCTCGGGCAAGGGTGCGGTCGAATACTGGGTCGCCCAGATCCAGCCCGGCCGCATGATCTACGAGATCGAAGGTGTCGACGAAGCCACGGCGCGCGAAGCGTTCCGCCTGGCCGCCGCCAAGCTTTCGGTCACCACCCAATTCGTGACCCGGACGGTGCGCTGA
- the rpmC gene encoding 50S ribosomal protein L29: MELKELRHKSATDLKAHLLDLQKEQFSLRMQKATGQLAKTHEVRRVRREIARVKMLLGAAVQ, encoded by the coding sequence ATGGAACTCAAGGAACTCCGCCACAAGTCGGCCACTGACCTCAAGGCCCACCTGCTGGACCTGCAGAAGGAGCAGTTCTCCCTGCGGATGCAGAAGGCCACCGGTCAGCTCGCCAAGACCCACGAGGTGCGTCGCGTCCGTCGCGAGATCGCACGCGTCAAGATGCTGCTCGGCGCCGCCGTGCAGTGA
- the rpsQ gene encoding 30S ribosomal protein S17 has protein sequence MTMNNTDKKQHTVEGRVVSNKMDKTVTVLVERHVKHALYGKYIRRSTKLHAHDDANACQPGDLVRIVECAPISKTKNWRVVEVLAHAAE, from the coding sequence ATGACCATGAACAACACTGATAAAAAGCAGCACACGGTCGAAGGCCGCGTGGTCAGCAACAAGATGGACAAGACGGTCACCGTTCTTGTCGAGCGCCACGTCAAGCACGCGCTGTACGGCAAGTACATTCGCCGCTCGACCAAGCTCCACGCCCACGACGACGCCAACGCCTGCCAGCCGGGTGACCTGGTCCGCATCGTCGAGTGCGCGCCGATTTCCAAAACCAAGAACTGGCGCGTGGTCGAAGTCCTCGCCCACGCAGCCGAATAA
- the rplN gene encoding 50S ribosomal protein L14, producing MIQMQSHLDVADNSGAKEVMCIKVLGGSKRRYAGIGDIIKVSVKDAIPRGKVKKGEVYNAVVVRTRKGVRRADGSLIRFDGNAAVLLNNKHEPIGTRIFGPVTRELRSEKFMKIVSLAPEVL from the coding sequence ATGATCCAGATGCAGAGCCACCTCGACGTCGCCGACAACTCCGGTGCCAAGGAAGTCATGTGCATCAAGGTGCTTGGCGGTTCCAAGCGCCGTTATGCCGGCATCGGCGACATCATCAAGGTGTCGGTGAAGGACGCCATCCCGCGCGGCAAGGTCAAGAAGGGCGAGGTCTACAACGCCGTGGTCGTGCGCACCCGCAAGGGCGTGCGCCGTGCCGACGGTTCGCTGATCCGCTTCGACGGCAACGCCGCCGTGCTGCTCAACAACAAGCATGAGCCGATCGGCACGCGCATCTTCGGGCCTGTGACCCGCGAACTGCGCTCCGAGAAGTTCATGAAGATCGTTTCGCTCGCACCCGAAGTGCTGTGA
- the rplX gene encoding 50S ribosomal protein L24, with protein MNRIKKGDQVVVITGKDKGKKGDVVRVLGDRVVVSNINMIKRHTKPNPQVGQAGGVVEREASIHISNVMLFNPAVGKGDRIKTKVLEDGRKIRVFRSGDEAVDA; from the coding sequence ATGAATCGCATCAAGAAAGGCGACCAGGTCGTCGTCATCACCGGCAAGGACAAGGGCAAGAAGGGCGACGTCGTTCGCGTCCTTGGCGACCGCGTGGTCGTGTCCAACATCAACATGATCAAGCGCCACACCAAGCCGAACCCGCAGGTCGGCCAGGCAGGCGGCGTGGTCGAGCGCGAAGCCTCGATCCACATTTCCAACGTGATGCTGTTCAACCCGGCCGTCGGCAAGGGTGACCGCATCAAGACCAAGGTGCTGGAGGATGGACGCAAGATCCGCGTGTTCCGCTCCGGCGACGAGGCGGTTGACGCCTGA